From a single Ischnura elegans chromosome 7, ioIscEleg1.1, whole genome shotgun sequence genomic region:
- the LOC124161948 gene encoding uncharacterized protein LOC124161948, translating into MSVGGRCAGVRGWCPAPRRCLPAALLILLAVLTSTAETSTHPHVRHSSPANNVCPSHCDCLHGIRSRPVTISCFGRRFQGIQPQEGTVHLVFEDVFVDGVLANNTFNNLKFLKLVSWQHSEIREIDSGSLRNLTHLEHLDLSNNRIEKLHEQTFEGLAALRSLNLTRNTLQHLPRGLFVGLDHLEVVFLGRNALRDLPFQLFSPLRRLHTLDLSHNHLTYLRDNFFAPNKNLVSLLLNGNHYIQLSNYTFKELRDLKTLELSNASISEIPEGLLHGLNDLQYLNLGNNSISAIPDDSFKDLKQLLWLNLGINPLLSLGHKPFQHCIELETLIIEGSLLVTLKDSDLLGLKSLKVLIARKNPWLKLIDRYTFDMTPKLSYLDIRENNLTHLPQSFSDLVLLQEVFAGNNPWVCDCRMLWFLDWRLGPGRNVTMVPEEASCLLDSNRKRDPPHQMLAALRKLHCSTLKLISVMPEPGVQFRIGSNARLECHLGGWPSPSMTWLTPTGQTFHWTPDEDLSPDPFAKHPRAHYANMSAIEDQRVRILNNGTLFIENVLRSDCGRYTCFASNPISNITVQVKLSIDPVTIHEIKIMSIIVGFAAAAAFLLITLIVQLVLYIFRRCGWTICCENDTMSPRTKQIYQILETIEQYKSQQLERLRQNYTDQVHRIKENCTQQVDWIRESYQGQVKHLKDIRDYGTQHLTTIRDQYYDQVKRVREYSTGQLNWVRENYVFQRNRIRKYSAHQVLRLRETCKYQQQTLNKLLENLPSLYLENCRTGGGVGGPDAGDFDEFRPPRIPPPIIPNHRHTPLDLSAAVAAALRDILPVEEDTQSRLSVYYTPTELSVDGLQMSPETERACPATAAAEFDCPPPPYDLHNSPYFTPTTKRSTPHKKVKHRGSSISSSISEEGPCAVFKTQLDSPPMSAARKEIQQVDAEDIIDEEISPPKNEAEILSDSDECVGVTVRSENPSEQVNNCETAL; encoded by the exons ATGAGCGTGGGAGGTCGGTGCGCCGGGGTGCGGGGGTGGTGCCCGGCGCCGCGGCGCTGCCTGCCAGCCGCGCTCCTAATCCTCCTGGCCGTCCTGACCTCGACAGCGGAGACGTCGACGCACCCCCACGTCCGGCACTCGTCACCGGCGAACAACGTCTGCCCCTCCCACTGCGACTGCCTGCACGGGATACGATCCCGGCCTGTCACCATATCATGCTTCGGGCGTCGGTTCCAGGGGATCCAACCGCAGGAGGGCACCGTCCACCTCGTGTTCGAGGACGTGTTCGTGGACGGCGTTCTAGCcaacaacactttcaacaaccTCAAATTCCTCAAGCTTGTGTCCTGGCAGCATAGTGAGATAAGAGAAATAGACTCTGGTTCGCTCCGAAACCTCACCCACTTAGAACACTTGGATCTCAGTAATAATCGCATAGAGAAGCTACATGAACAGACGTTCGAAGGCCTTGCAGCACTACGTTCTCTCAATCTCACGAGAAATACTCTACAACACCTCCCACGAGGTCTATTTGTGGGCCTCGACCACCTAGAGGTCGTCTTCCTGGGGCGAAATGCTTTGAGAGACTTACCTTTCCAATTGTTTTCTCCCCTGAGGCGCCTACACACATTAGACCTGTCCCATAATCACCTCACATATTTAAGGGATAACTTCTTTGCACCTAACAAGAACCTTGTGTCTCTCCTCCTAAATGGCAACCATTACATACAATTGTCAAATTACACATTCAAAGAGCTAAGGGACTTAAAGACTCTTGAGCTTTCAAATGCATCCATCTCTGAAATACCTGAAGGTCTCCTACATGGCCTGAATGACCTGCAATACCTCAACCTGGGTAATAACTCAATCTCTGCCATTCCTGATGACTCATTCAAAGATCTTAAACAACTTCTGTGGCTTAACTTGGGAATTAACCCATTGCTAAGCCTAGGGCACAAGCCCTTTCAACACTGCATTGAACTTGAGACATTAATAATCGAGGGCAGCCTTCTGGTTACACTTAAAGACTCAGATTTATTAGGCCTAAAAAGTTTAAAGGTCCTGATAGCCAGAAAAAATCCTTGGCTCAAACTTATTGATAGGTACACCTTTGACATGACACCAAAACTGTCATACCTTGACATAAGAGAGAACAATTTAACTCATCTTCCTCAATCTTTTTCTGACCTTGTGTTATTGCAAGAAGTATTTGCAGGAAATAACCCTTGGGTTTGTGATTGTCGTATGCTTTGGTTCCTAGATTGGAGGTTAGGTCCAGGGCGAAACGTTACTATGGTGCCTGAGGAAGCAAGTTGCTTGCTAGATTCTAACAGAAAAAGAGACCCACCCCACCAAATGTTAGCTGCCCTGAGAAAATTACACTGCAGTACATTAAAGTTAATAAGTGTGATGCCAGAACCAGGTGTACAGTTCCGAATAGGCAGTAATGCAAGGCTGGAATGTCACCTGGGAGGCTGGCCTTCACCTTCAATGACATGGCTGACTCCAACAGGACAAACATTCCATTGGACTCCAGATGAAGACTTGTCTCCAGATCCatttgccaaacaccctagagctCACTATGCTAATATGAGTGCCATTGAGGATCAAAGAGTTCGAATACTCAACAATGGGACCCTATTTATTGAGAATGTACTTAGGTCAGACTGTGGCCGATACACTTGCTTTGCTTCCAATCCAATTTCCAACATTACAGTGCAAGTGAAATTGAGCATTGACCCGGTTACAATACATGAAATCAAAATCATGAGTATAATTGTTGGATTTGCTGCAGCTGCTGCTTTTCTCTTGATTACTCTGATTGTGCAACTAGTCCTCTACATATTTAGAAG GTGTGGATGGACTATTTGCTGCGAAAATGACACTATGTCGCCCAGGACTAAGCAGATCTATCAAATACTGGAGACAATAGAGCAATACAAGTCTCAACAACTAGAAAGACTGAGACAGAACTACACTGATCAG GTTCATCGCATTAAGGAAAACTGCACCCAGCAAGTTGACTGGATTAGGGAGAGTTATCAAGGCCAAGTAAAACATTTGAAAGACATCAGAGACTATGGTACCCAGCATCTAACCACTATCAGGGATCAATACTATGATCAg gtgaAACGTGTAAGGGAATATTCAACAGGTCAGCTCAACTGGGTTCGTGAAAACTACGTCTTCCAGCGAAATCGAATACGCAAATACAGCGCACACCAAGTCCTCCGACTCAGGGAGACCTGCAAGTACCAGCAACAGACTCTAAACAAACTCCTCGAAAATCTGCCAAGCCTGTACTTAGAAAACTGCCGTACAGGGGGAGGTGTTGGAGGACCTGATGCTGGAGATTTTGATGAATTCCGCCCACCACGAATCCCTCCTCCTATCATTCCAAACCACAGGCATACACCGCTTGACCTATCGGCAGCCGTTGCTGCAGCCCTAAGGGACATTCTTCCTGTAGAAGAGGACACCCAAAGTCGACTATCAGTGTACTACACTCCCACAGAGCTATCAGTTGACGGCCTCCAGATGTCACCAGAGACTGAAAGGGCCTGCCCTGCAACAGCTGCGGCTGAATTTGACTGCCCTCCCCCACCCTATGATCTGCACAACTCTCCCTATTTCACACCAACAACAAAGAGATCCACGCCACATAAGAAAGTGAAACACAGAGGTAGCTCAATTTCTTCCTCAATAAGTGAGGAAGGACCTTGTGCAGTGTTCAAAACTCAACTTGATTCTCCGCCAATGAGCGCTGCTAGAAAAGAAATACAGCAAGTGGACGCTGAAGATATCATTGATGAAGAAATTAGCCCTCCCAAAAATGAAGCGGAAATTCTCAGTGACAGTGATGAGTGTGTTGGAGTGACTGTGAGAAGTGAGAATCCAAgtgaacaagtaaataattgTGAAACTGCCTTATAA